tgcagaggtggaggtgaagaaaGAGAGCATTGCAGGCATTGAAGAACCTTCACTAAGAcacagatggaaaatgaagtgTCATGTACAGAGTACATCAAATTGGATAATATGGGAGGGGAAGTCATTTGAGACCATCTGGAAGATTGAGTGGAACcagactgtgaaggactttaaatgacaaGGAGTTTGTATCTTATCCTGGATGCAataaggactttctaaagcttcTAGAGCAATGGAATGACATGGCAAGATTCATGCTTTAGGAGtaccattttggcagctgtgcaaACCACAGTTGGAGATCAGGCTGGATATGGaaatcaattaggaggctgttataattatccaggtgagaggtgagggataggaaggaagagaagaaaggaggagagtggAGAGGCGGAAagatgaagggagggaaagagagagaagaagaaagggaaggagatgggagaagaggagagaaaagaggaaaggatgggaagagagaggagaagaaaggggatgagaaggaggagaggaacagagaggaaaggagaggaggcaaggggaggagagaagccaATGACAGGGTGTGAAACTTGTTGCctcaaggccccatgtggccatctaggtcctcaagtgcagccctttgcctgaatccaaacttgaagTTCCCCACCCTCTTCTAGTCCCTGAACCTGAACCCCAACATTTCATGGGCTTTTAGCTTTAGCCTGCACTCATCTTCTCAGCCTCTACATCTTCTCTTCTCAGTCTGTAGCTGATGAATAAAGATTTATTCAGAAAGGGAGAATTAAATTTGCAAATTATCCTGAGGTATAAGAAGGCATACTGCTAACTGGCTTCATAAACTGATATTCCCCTAGATCATATCTTGCTGCCCAGGTAATATAATCCAGAAACAAACTGGATACACATATATTCAAAGTTTTCACTTAAAGAAGCAatatttgtaatagcaaagaaatggaaattaaggggGTGCTCAacaattgtggtatgtgattgcaatggaatattattgagctctaagaaatgataaaatattgactacatatatttgtaatgggtattgtttttcttgccttctcagtgggtaatgaaaaaggaagggagtGACTTTggagctgaaaaaaaattgaatttccaAAACAAATTAAAAGGTACCATTTCAGACAatcctgagaagacttatatgaactgatgcacagtaaaaaaacaaaaaacaaaaaacaaacaaaccaggacaacaaacaactgaaaaaaaattagaattgaaaaagTGCTAACTCCACTGCCCctccatgcacacacatacacacacacacacacacacacacacacactctcacacacacacacacacacacacacacacacacacacacacacacacacacacacacacacactggactACTGCCCTTTTTCTGAGAGATTACctctcctctcatcttctccataGGTTCTAGTAGACTGGTCCAGCCAAGAAAGATTTGAAATCATAGAATActaaagctaggagggaccttaatagatcatctgatccaatcttctcgttttacagaggaggaaactgaggtccaaaaagggaaataatttgttcaaggtTTTACAGCAAGAACTGAAAATAATGGAGATTAGATAAACAAGGACAGAGGAGGAGAGGGCAGTCAAACTTTCGCCAGTATGCTGTTTGATTATGCTACCTCATAGATAgaggtattttttttattattttcacattagttgggTTGTAATGAAGAATTATTATAACTAAATGGGAGAAActgtgagaaagaagaaacaaaaaaaagagagagagaacaaatagaaTACTTCGATATGCCTTCAGACGCCATAATTCTTTCCctggaagtggatggcattttccattatgagtcttttggagttgccttagatcgttgcattgctgagaaaggctGTCTATCACAGTCAGTCATCAACCACTGTcactgttaccgtgtacaatgttcttctggttctgttcacctcactcaatatcaggtttttttgaagtccgcctgctcatcatttcttgtggaacaATAAAATTACGCTATATTCGTAaagcacaatttattcagccaattGATGGGTAtgctctcaatttccaattcttgggcaacacaaaaagagctgctataaatacttttgtacatgtgggtccttttcccatttttatgatctctttgggatacagacttagaaaTGGTATGGCTGGGTTAAAGAGTATtgtacagttttgtagccctttgggcataatttttcctttttttttatttgatggaGGAATTATTACAACATAACTTTACAAAGAGTCAGAATTCAATGTATGGATTATCCATAGCTAATGAAGCAGTTCAATGTAGTATATAGGACATTGGATTTAGAGTcggaaagacttgggttcaacacttactaaatgtgtgaccttggtcaaatcactttatctgcacctcagtttcctcatctgttaagatgaagagattggactcagttctaaatctataatcctatgatccaatGCTTCCCAGGGGGATCAAGTGTCCCCTCAGTGAAAAGAGGTTTTGTCTAATGAGTGCCCTCTTGAGTCACACTCACAATAACTTTTGTTGGCGTTTCTAGTATTCATACTTCCTTATACCCTTCATatctcccacacacacaccccccccacacacacatacatacacacgcctTTGTCTTCCCTATCTTTCAGAACAGAAGTGAACAGAAGTGGACAGAGGTGAAGGCTGAATGAAGATCCATGCTCTCTAAGAGCTGTTTGGAAGGGGCATGGAGATGCTATTTAGTATTGATGGGAGGAATTCTATAGAATGTAGGTAGACAGACACATGAGACAGCTGGGGTAGAGGCCAGGGGAGCCAAAaggtgggaaaagggagaggggaatgaaGGCAGGGGAGTAGTCAGCAGGGGCTGGAGTGAGTCTCCCTACATCTGTGGGCTGGAATGAGCAAGATAGAGAGTTCTTCCCCATGGAGGGAGTGTGGGTAGCTCACCCCATCCTCACTCCAGAATACAGTTTCCTGGGGCACTGAAGCTAGAAGTTGGAGTGGGCTGGGGCTAGTGACACTTAGGGGAGTGTCAGGAAATCGGGAGGTGCTATTAGGCTTTGCTTTACTATAGGGGAGTGTCACTATGAAGGTGAGCATGGGGGATGGGGCCATGTCAGAAATAAGGGTCTTGAGAGAAGATGATGTAGGTTGCCATATTAGAAAACCCGAATAAAACAAAAGGAGGCAGGTGACtcagttcagtggaaagaacattgatggcagtgtcaggggacctgggttcaaatccacctGACAATTACTGACGTTGGGCAAGTCCTAACCATCCTAGGACTACTTAGATCCCTCAATGAGATTGGGCTTGTGACCCCTTCCATaactagagctatgatcctatgaaagtTGGTACTGTGGTCTTTCCTGAGCTGACAGAGTCAGACAGAGAATCAGCCTCGGTAGAAAGATGGTCTAACGGTTCTCTGGTTCAAAGATGGAGTCAGGGATCTGGACACCCTAACTCCATTCTGAAGTGCTCTGTCTCTGCTCAGGTAACCAACACCTGGGGCTCTGGTTTTAGAGTCACATGGTGGGGGAAACCCAATACTGTCCCAGAACCCTCCCTATTCTAATTGCTTTCAGTTTGGTTCCTGGAAGATAAAGCTGGGGTTTCCCATGATGAGCTGAGGGAAGACAGCTCTTTCCAAGAGAAGTAAAAGCTGCAGAGAAACAAGTTCTTATGCAGGCTGGGGTGAGAAGTtttgagaagaaaagacaaagaaagaaaggggaaaagaaaggagtaaGGTAGGTCttgagaaagggggagagaggttATGGTAGGTAAggttagtgaaaaaaaaagaaaagttgaaagAGGATAAAGGATGGGGGCAGGGGCCAGAAGGGAGAAGGCCCAAGTCTCTCCAACTGTTCTGGATCTtactatcatttcattttttcctcatcccTCACAGTCCCTTTCCTTTAGTTTCAGCCGAATTCCCAGCACCATAGAGATCTGCCTGACTACCTCATCAGCCTGTCAGCCCCTGAAATGGAAGGGGGGGATAGAAAACAGTGTCCCAAATGAGGGCATGGAGACACAGGGAAGGATTTAGGACCCCTCGAGATTTCCAGTAACCCAACAATGGGACCTCAGATGAAGATCCCACAGAGGGGCCCCTTGACCCACTAGGGACCTTATGGATAGAATTTAGAGAGATCACCCCACCTAGACCAAGAGAGATCCCACAAAGCAAGGACTAGGACTCCTTCCTGGATACCTCCTGAGCAGGATCAGTGGgagtattttttattctttttttgtgggggggcaATTACCTTCTTCAGGTCCTGCCTAGCCTGAGAACTATGCTGATCTTTGGTCATGATCCGGCCAACcattcatctttccttcctcctcttgttGGTGATGGACATGGAGGGCACTATGCCCAGTGCCTGGGCACCTCCCCGGGGCTGCTATGTGGCAGAGGAAGCTGGTGAGCGTACATTCCGTTGCAGCCAGGCTGGCTTGGTTGCTGTGCCTCTGGGCATCCCAAATGACACCCGTAAACTCTACCTAGATGCCAATCGGCTGGCATCTGTGCCTGCTGGTGCCTTCCAGCATCTTCCTGCCCTGGCTGAGCTAGACCTGTCGCACAATGTCCTCGTCCGCCTCTCGGATGCTGCCTTCCAGGGTCTGGGGAACACTCTGAGATACCTGGATCTCTCTGCCAACCAACTGACATCTGTGCCTGCTGAGGCCTTTAAGGAATTACAGATCCAAGTGAACCTGTCTGCCAATCCATGGCGCTGTGACTGTGCCCTTCAGGAGGTGCTGAGATGGGTGAGGTTGGCTCCAGGTACTGGGGCAGGCATTGTCTGCGGACCAAGTGCTCGGCCAGAGCTGGTGGGACGGGAGTTTCTGTCACTGATAGAGGAGGCAGAAATGTGTGGAACTGGGAGAGGTGGGGCCCGGCGAGGCACAGATGCCGCCCTGCTTGTCACCATGGGAGGCTGGCTTGCACTAGTAGTGTCCTATCTTGTGCACTACGTGCGGAGGAATCGGGAAGAAGCCCGTCGTCCACCAAAACTGCCTCCTACCCTGCCAGCCCGCTCTGAGGATTCATCCATGCTCAGCACTGTCATTTGATGCTCgaattattcctttcccttttgctcCTGGACAGTGCTTCTCTGACCACCTTCTCCCATCCTATTCACCTTAGACCCCTTGTATTCCTAATGCTGCTGCTCCATCCACTGCTGTCTCTCCCACTTCTATTATCTAcatctc
The DNA window shown above is from Notamacropus eugenii isolate mMacEug1 chromosome 2, mMacEug1.pri_v2, whole genome shotgun sequence and carries:
- the LRRC3C gene encoding leucine-rich repeat-containing protein 3C, which encodes MIRPTIHLSFLLLLVMDMEGTMPSAWAPPRGCYVAEEAGERTFRCSQAGLVAVPLGIPNDTRKLYLDANRLASVPAGAFQHLPALAELDLSHNVLVRLSDAAFQGLGNTLRYLDLSANQLTSVPAEAFKELQIQVNLSANPWRCDCALQEVLRWVRLAPGTGAGIVCGPSARPELVGREFLSLIEEAEMCGTGRGGARRGTDAALLVTMGGWLALVVSYLVHYVRRNREEARRPPKLPPTLPARSEDSSMLSTVI